From a region of the Methanoculleus receptaculi genome:
- a CDS encoding type II toxin-antitoxin system RelE family toxin, with amino-acid sequence MFTLVIERRAREFVKKLPPKTRRIIVEKILELKEDPFPGGNKEKLEYPHPPAVYRLHIGRSFTVFYIIEHEESIVKIEKIMTIEKAHKEYSRR; translated from the coding sequence GTGTTTACTCTTGTCATTGAGCGAAGGGCACGGGAGTTCGTGAAGAAGCTCCCCCCAAAAACCCGGCGCATCATCGTCGAAAAGATCCTGGAACTCAAAGAAGACCCCTTTCCGGGAGGAAACAAGGAAAAACTCGAGTACCCCCACCCTCCTGCAGTCTATCGCCTGCATATCGGCAGGTCTTTCACGGTATTTTATATCATCGAGCATGAGGAGAGCATCGTCAAGATCGAGAAGATCATGACGATCGAGAAAGCCCATAAGGAGTACTCCCGCAGGTAG
- a CDS encoding sulfite exporter TauE/SafE family protein: MAFSLIETVIILAIGSGAGVMVGIMGGSGVMVVVPMLTLLLSFPVHTAIGTSLLIDVIATVVTATIYHRHQNVYIRPGLWIALGSVGGALAGSRVADMIPAVGMSGLFALMLIPTGVYLWLKGLGRPGLAAAGGEIDSPRLPVQTRRQQFTALGLGVFVGMMCGLFGAGGGGMILLILIFVLRYPVHLAVGTSSFIMMVTAASGTAGYIIHSNIDIQAALIASVPTVLAAGIGAGIANRVSERTLGRIIGFVLAALGVAMIATRVVAGG; the protein is encoded by the coding sequence ATGGCATTCTCCCTCATCGAGACCGTCATCATACTTGCCATCGGCAGCGGCGCCGGGGTGATGGTCGGGATCATGGGGGGCAGCGGGGTGATGGTGGTGGTGCCCATGCTGACGCTCCTGCTATCTTTCCCCGTCCACACCGCGATCGGCACCAGCCTCCTCATCGACGTCATAGCAACGGTCGTGACCGCCACCATCTACCACCGCCACCAGAACGTCTACATCCGGCCAGGGCTCTGGATAGCGCTTGGCTCGGTCGGCGGCGCCCTGGCGGGGAGCAGGGTTGCCGATATGATACCGGCGGTCGGGATGAGCGGGCTCTTCGCGCTGATGCTCATCCCGACCGGGGTCTACCTCTGGCTGAAGGGGCTTGGCCGTCCCGGTCTCGCCGCCGCCGGCGGCGAGATCGACTCGCCCCGGCTCCCGGTGCAGACCCGGCGCCAGCAGTTCACCGCGCTTGGCCTCGGTGTCTTCGTCGGCATGATGTGCGGGCTCTTTGGCGCCGGCGGCGGGGGGATGATCCTGCTGATCCTGATATTTGTGCTCCGCTACCCCGTCCACCTGGCGGTCGGGACATCCTCGTTCATAATGATGGTAACCGCCGCATCGGGCACGGCGGGCTACATCATCCACTCCAACATCGATATACAGGCAGCGCTGATTGCAAGCGTCCCCACCGTGCTTGCCGCCGGCATCGGTGCCGGTATAGCAAACAGGGTCAGCGAGAGGACGCTTGGCCGGATCATAGGTTTTGTCCTGGCGGCTCTCGGGGTTGCCATGATCGCAACGCGGGTCGTGGCCGGGGGGTGA
- the brxF gene encoding BREX-3 system P-loop-containing protein BrxF has translation MHCMMIREALDSVSLKNTRLIILTGRSGREISAVLRNCEDQFGFPRINVNTELSRGLLDLPPCDRPIMAERLLHEIIMKVEGEAVLLDRTEVLFSRDLALDPFRLLSNLGRYKTVIAAWNGDYDGSELVYAYTGHDDYRRYGRNHLGDTPILSVSSNGRGCVVA, from the coding sequence ATGCATTGTATGATGATTCGGGAGGCTCTCGACTCGGTTTCGCTTAAAAATACCAGATTAATCATCCTGACCGGTCGGTCAGGAAGAGAGATTTCCGCTGTGTTGCGCAACTGCGAAGATCAGTTTGGCTTTCCACGCATCAACGTGAACACTGAGCTGAGTCGAGGACTCCTTGATTTACCTCCTTGCGACCGTCCTATTATGGCCGAACGCTTACTTCACGAGATTATCATGAAGGTAGAGGGTGAGGCAGTGCTGCTCGATAGAACCGAGGTGTTGTTCTCCCGCGACCTGGCTCTCGATCCATTCCGTTTACTGAGCAATCTCGGGCGTTACAAAACCGTAATCGCCGCATGGAACGGAGATTATGATGGATCGGAACTCGTGTACGCTTATACCGGCCATGATGACTACCGGAGGTATGGCAGGAATCATCTTGGTGATACCCCGATCCTATCGGTATCATCAAATGGGAGGGGGTGTGTTGTGGCATGA
- a CDS encoding DUF5654 family protein, with protein MHPLVGGFITSFKVEVIDKMAALITAAFGLIAALAWNGAIQELFDIIFGERSTLVAMFVYAVVVTIIAVIAVVLIGRAAAKAKMADEAESGH; from the coding sequence GTGCACCCTCTCGTCGGTGGGTTTATTACGTCTTTCAAAGTTGAGGTCATCGATAAGATGGCCGCCCTTATCACGGCGGCGTTCGGTCTGATCGCCGCTCTTGCCTGGAACGGCGCCATCCAGGAACTCTTCGATATCATTTTTGGGGAGCGGAGCACGCTTGTTGCGATGTTTGTCTACGCTGTCGTTGTGACTATCATCGCTGTGATTGCGGTCGTCCTGATTGGCCGCGCTGCGGCGAAGGCAAAGATGGCGGATGAGGCCGAGAGCGGGCACTAA
- a CDS encoding DUF6079 family protein, producing the protein MKYGDLVRFDPIEDVVQLREADKKDEARRLVETYVISDGMAKNLIEVLIPHLELNTTLDKKGLLVVGNYGTGKSHLMSVVSAVAEHADLVEHLQSDDIKEPVKKIAGQFKVIRTEIGAVRQSLRDIVCGELERNLAKIGVDYSFPPADRLVNHKDAFIAMMNAFNEKYPDKGLLLVVDELLDYLRSRQEQELILDLNFMREIGESCRLSRFRFMAGIQEALFDNPRFEFVAESMRRVQKRFESVRIVRTDVSYVVAERLLKKTPEQKAMIRHHLGKFTALYGDMNERLDEYVALYPIHPAYLEIFEKLFVVEKREILKTLSRDVKKLIEEEVPTDSPGLLSYDHYWEPLSTDTSLRTNQDIREVIEKGQILEGILNRSFQRKQYLPSAIRIVHALCVHRLTTGDVSSPIGLTPEEIRDDLCIYLPIPEQDSEFLLTTIESILREIGKTVSGQFISHNDENDMYYIDVRKDIDYDAKIEERADSLDKGILDRYYFEVLAGVMKTPGSTYVPGYRIWEHEVIWRDRQAGRSGYLFFGAPNERSTAQPPRDFYIYFLQPYDPPLFTDELRSDEVFFRLSRMNETFETALRLYAGAREMFTNSSGSNRSIYGAKASEHLKTITKWLRENIITAYDVTYQGVTRPLVELAKEGGINTSGDISDTINDISAHCLAPHFEEIAPDYPHFLQVIRSKEREEAMKDAIKCISGVRVQRGIAVLDGLNLLEDGSINTENSVYARHINDLIRSRGVGQVLNRSEIIGGQRGVEYDLRFRLEPEFVVVVIAAMVYHGDVVVAYPGKKITAANFEDLTRMSVADLTAFKHLELPKEPPIEVLAELFSLIEISPALVRNSATHREAVKQLQARVAGLIEEVVAAKEVLKSSLTLWGQSVLDESRKEDAARKLDDLKVFLESLQRFKTEGQLRNFGSSRADVRKQQKNLEVMREIGDLDKFCRRVAPVTQYLAEAERVLPDDNPFLQSLVEQKKALLEKIRDPETQKTKEFQREFERELNRLKKEYIDEYLRLHGAARLGVEGDNRKKRLMKSPALKAIRELSSIEIMPKGDLTRFEAELTRLKPCFALDSSALENSVTCPYCQFRPADEEISAPLENILSALEDRLDDLYNRWTQTLLENLSDPAVSTSLEALKPDERKLVEDFMAAKELPEKISVEFVKAMQEVLSGLVKVTITRDALMDGLKGNGSPCTVDEFRNRFEGYIKSLTRGREEREIRIVVE; encoded by the coding sequence ATGAAATACGGCGATCTCGTTCGGTTTGATCCTATTGAAGATGTAGTTCAGTTGCGAGAGGCGGATAAAAAGGATGAGGCCCGGCGCCTTGTGGAGACATATGTCATCTCGGATGGGATGGCGAAGAATCTCATCGAGGTTCTTATACCTCACCTTGAACTGAACACAACGCTCGACAAGAAAGGGCTGCTGGTTGTTGGGAATTATGGTACCGGTAAGTCGCACCTGATGTCGGTTGTCAGTGCCGTTGCAGAGCACGCGGATCTTGTGGAGCATCTCCAGAGCGATGACATAAAGGAGCCTGTAAAGAAGATTGCAGGTCAGTTTAAGGTTATCAGGACAGAGATCGGAGCTGTTCGGCAATCGCTTCGTGATATCGTCTGTGGTGAACTCGAGAGAAACCTGGCAAAGATTGGTGTGGACTACTCGTTTCCTCCTGCAGACAGATTGGTGAACCACAAGGATGCCTTTATCGCGATGATGAATGCATTCAACGAGAAATACCCCGACAAAGGGTTGCTTCTCGTCGTTGACGAACTCCTTGACTATCTGCGTTCACGGCAGGAGCAGGAGTTGATACTGGATCTCAACTTTATGCGTGAGATCGGTGAATCCTGTCGTCTGAGCAGGTTCCGGTTTATGGCCGGGATCCAGGAGGCGCTCTTTGACAACCCGCGGTTTGAGTTCGTTGCTGAGTCAATGAGGAGGGTCCAGAAGCGGTTTGAGTCGGTGCGGATAGTCCGGACGGATGTCTCGTATGTTGTGGCTGAACGGTTGCTGAAGAAGACGCCAGAACAAAAGGCAATGATCCGGCATCATCTTGGAAAGTTCACCGCACTTTATGGGGATATGAACGAACGGCTTGATGAATACGTTGCTCTCTACCCCATCCACCCGGCATACCTGGAGATCTTCGAGAAACTTTTTGTTGTTGAGAAAAGGGAGATCCTCAAGACGTTGAGCAGGGATGTTAAAAAACTCATTGAAGAGGAGGTCCCAACAGACAGTCCGGGCCTGCTCTCTTACGACCACTACTGGGAACCTCTCAGCACCGATACGTCGTTGCGGACAAATCAGGATATCCGGGAGGTTATCGAAAAAGGTCAGATCCTTGAAGGGATCCTGAACCGATCGTTTCAGAGGAAACAATACCTCCCATCTGCGATCAGGATTGTTCATGCCCTCTGCGTCCATCGTCTCACGACAGGCGATGTGAGTTCCCCGATTGGGTTGACGCCGGAAGAGATCCGGGATGATCTCTGTATCTATCTCCCTATACCGGAGCAGGATTCGGAGTTCCTGCTCACCACAATCGAGTCGATACTCCGTGAGATCGGAAAGACCGTCAGCGGGCAGTTCATATCGCATAATGATGAGAACGATATGTATTACATCGATGTTCGGAAGGACATTGATTATGACGCAAAGATCGAAGAGCGGGCCGATTCCCTGGATAAAGGGATACTGGATCGCTACTATTTCGAGGTCCTGGCCGGGGTGATGAAGACACCGGGATCGACCTATGTGCCAGGCTACCGGATCTGGGAGCATGAGGTCATCTGGAGGGATCGGCAAGCCGGGAGGTCTGGCTACCTCTTCTTTGGAGCGCCCAACGAACGGTCGACCGCCCAGCCGCCACGCGACTTTTACATCTACTTCCTCCAGCCATACGATCCGCCGCTCTTCACGGACGAACTGCGGTCGGATGAGGTCTTCTTCAGGTTAAGCAGGATGAACGAGACTTTCGAGACTGCTCTAAGGTTATATGCCGGCGCGAGGGAGATGTTCACTAACTCTTCGGGGTCGAACCGCAGCATATACGGAGCCAAGGCGTCCGAGCACCTCAAGACGATCACAAAGTGGCTGCGGGAGAACATCATCACCGCATACGACGTGACGTACCAGGGGGTGACCCGGCCCCTGGTTGAGCTGGCAAAAGAGGGGGGGATAAACACTTCGGGGGATATATCGGATACCATCAATGACATCTCAGCCCACTGTCTTGCGCCCCACTTTGAGGAGATCGCCCCGGATTACCCCCATTTCTTGCAGGTTATACGGTCTAAAGAGCGGGAAGAGGCGATGAAGGATGCCATCAAGTGTATAAGCGGTGTCCGCGTACAGCGCGGCATTGCAGTTCTTGACGGTCTCAACCTGCTTGAAGACGGTTCTATCAATACTGAGAATTCCGTATATGCCCGCCACATCAATGATCTCATCCGGAGCAGGGGGGTTGGTCAGGTGCTGAACCGGAGCGAGATCATCGGCGGCCAGAGGGGTGTCGAGTATGATCTGCGGTTCCGGCTTGAGCCTGAGTTTGTTGTCGTTGTTATTGCCGCCATGGTATACCATGGGGATGTGGTGGTGGCGTATCCGGGGAAGAAGATTACAGCCGCAAATTTTGAGGACCTCACCAGGATGAGTGTTGCTGACCTGACAGCGTTTAAACACCTTGAACTGCCAAAAGAACCGCCGATCGAGGTGCTTGCCGAACTCTTCTCTCTCATCGAGATATCACCAGCACTTGTCCGGAACTCCGCAACCCACCGGGAAGCGGTGAAGCAGTTGCAGGCACGCGTGGCCGGGTTGATCGAAGAGGTTGTTGCGGCTAAGGAGGTGTTGAAGAGTTCTCTGACGCTATGGGGGCAGAGCGTTCTTGACGAGAGCAGAAAAGAGGATGCTGCCCGGAAACTTGATGACCTTAAGGTCTTCCTCGAGTCGCTCCAGCGGTTCAAGACGGAGGGGCAACTCCGGAACTTCGGCAGCAGCCGGGCTGATGTGCGCAAGCAGCAAAAGAACCTGGAGGTTATGCGGGAGATCGGGGATCTGGATAAGTTCTGTAGGCGTGTCGCGCCGGTTACTCAATACCTCGCAGAGGCAGAGAGGGTCCTGCCTGACGATAACCCTTTTCTGCAATCGCTGGTTGAGCAGAAAAAAGCCCTGTTGGAGAAGATCAGAGATCCGGAGACTCAGAAGACCAAAGAGTTCCAGAGGGAGTTCGAACGGGAACTGAACCGGTTGAAAAAGGAGTACATCGACGAGTACCTGCGTCTCCATGGTGCGGCGCGCCTGGGTGTCGAGGGGGACAACCGGAAGAAGAGGTTAATGAAGAGTCCTGCCCTCAAGGCAATCCGGGAGCTCTCGAGCATCGAGATCATGCCGAAGGGTGATCTGACCCGTTTTGAGGCGGAACTGACACGCCTGAAGCCGTGCTTTGCGCTGGATAGTAGCGCTCTTGAGAACTCAGTGACCTGCCCGTACTGTCAGTTCAGGCCGGCGGATGAGGAGATATCCGCGCCACTGGAGAACATTCTTTCGGCGCTTGAGGACAGGCTGGATGATCTCTACAATAGGTGGACGCAAACACTGCTGGAGAACCTCAGCGACCCGGCGGTCAGCACAAGCCTTGAAGCCCTGAAACCCGATGAGAGGAAACTGGTTGAGGATTTTATGGCGGCAAAAGAGCTTCCGGAGAAGATATCTGTCGAGTTTGTGAAGGCGATGCAGGAGGTTCTTTCGGGGCTTGTGAAGGTGACAATCACCAGGGATGCTCTGATGGATGGCCTGAAGGGGAATGGGTCGCCCTGCACGGTGGACGAGTTCCGGAACCGGTTTGAGGGTTACATCAAATCCTTGACAAGAGGCAGGGAGGAGCGGGAGATCCGTATTGTGGTGGAGTAG